The Allocatelliglobosispora scoriae genome contains a region encoding:
- a CDS encoding MFS transporter, which produces MVTETAPGLRLGTARGRGTLVAAVLASGMAFLDSTVVNVALPKLGEDLHAEMSGLQWVVNGYTLTLAAFVLLGGALGDRFGRRRVFLIGVVWFALASVACGFAPSIELLVFARIVQGVGAALLVPGSLAMIQASFDPAERGRAIGAWSGLSGVSTAVGPFIGGWLIDSLSWRWIFFINIPLAVGVVLCAHWIPESRSLAARNTRFDIAGSMLGALGLAGITYALIAAPEHGLGSFTVLLPFLVGIACLISFVQVEKRRGEPGVGHADRDGRPRRPAMLPPSLFTSRVFTLLNIYTLFVYGAFGGIFFFLVIQLQSVSGYSALEAGIATLPITLLLLIGSAQSGALATRIGPRPQLVLGPLLCAAGALLLHLVGPEADYITRVLPGVLLFGLGLMALVAPLTSAVLAAVEDEHAGVASGVNNTAARAASLLAVAALPLLVGLSGAAYANPVAFDHGFNQALWWCAGLLVVGGVLALLVRVPGAGERPRRGQD; this is translated from the coding sequence ATGGTGACCGAGACGGCCCCTGGCCTGCGGTTGGGCACCGCCCGAGGGCGGGGGACCCTCGTCGCGGCGGTTCTCGCCAGCGGCATGGCATTCCTCGACTCGACCGTGGTCAACGTCGCCCTGCCCAAACTCGGCGAGGACCTGCACGCCGAGATGTCCGGCCTCCAGTGGGTCGTCAACGGATACACGCTGACCCTCGCCGCCTTCGTGCTGCTCGGCGGGGCGCTCGGTGACCGCTTCGGCCGCCGCCGGGTCTTCCTCATCGGCGTCGTCTGGTTTGCTCTCGCCTCCGTGGCCTGCGGGTTTGCGCCCTCCATCGAGCTGCTCGTCTTCGCCCGCATCGTCCAGGGCGTCGGCGCCGCGCTGCTCGTCCCGGGGTCGCTCGCCATGATTCAGGCCTCCTTCGACCCCGCCGAACGGGGAAGGGCGATCGGTGCCTGGTCGGGACTCTCCGGTGTCTCCACCGCCGTCGGGCCCTTCATCGGCGGGTGGCTGATCGACTCGCTGAGCTGGCGGTGGATCTTCTTCATCAACATCCCGCTCGCGGTCGGCGTCGTGCTCTGCGCCCATTGGATCCCGGAGAGCCGCAGTCTCGCCGCTCGCAACACCCGCTTCGACATCGCCGGGTCCATGCTCGGCGCGCTCGGACTGGCCGGGATCACCTACGCACTGATCGCCGCACCCGAGCACGGCCTCGGCAGCTTCACCGTGCTGCTGCCCTTCCTCGTCGGGATCGCCTGCCTCATCAGCTTCGTGCAGGTCGAGAAGCGGCGCGGCGAGCCGGGCGTCGGCCACGCCGACCGCGACGGCCGGCCCCGGCGGCCGGCGATGCTGCCGCCCTCGCTCTTCACGTCCCGGGTCTTCACGCTGCTCAACATCTACACGCTCTTCGTCTACGGCGCGTTCGGCGGGATCTTCTTCTTCCTCGTCATCCAGCTCCAGTCGGTCTCCGGATACTCCGCGCTGGAGGCGGGCATCGCGACGCTGCCGATCACCCTGCTGCTGCTCATCGGATCCGCCCAGAGCGGTGCTCTCGCCACTCGGATCGGGCCGCGACCCCAGCTCGTCCTCGGTCCGCTGCTCTGCGCTGCGGGCGCGCTGCTGCTGCATCTCGTCGGACCCGAGGCCGACTACATCACCCGGGTCCTGCCGGGGGTGCTGCTCTTCGGGCTCGGGCTGATGGCTCTCGTCGCGCCGCTCACCTCCGCGGTGCTCGCCGCGGTCGAGGACGAGCACGCGGGTGTGGCGAGCGGGGTCAACAACACCGCGGCCAGGGCCGCCTCACTGCTCGCGGTCGCCGCACTGCCGCTGCTGGTCGGGCTCTCCGGCGCGGCGTACGCCAACCCGGTCGCCTTCGACCACGGCTTCAACCAGGCGCTGTGGTGGTGTGCGGGGCTGCTGGTCGTCGGCGGGGTGCTGGCACTGCTGGTCCGCGTGCCCGGAGCAGGCGAACGCCCCCGTCGAGGCCAGGACTGA
- a CDS encoding ABC transporter ATP-binding protein: MTENLLEVTGVRKHFPIKKGLFGGSKGAVRAVDGLDFTVRRGETLGLVGESGCGKSTTGRLLTRILEPTDGRIVFDGRDVSHASNGQLRPFRRDVQMIFQDPYSSLNPRHTVGAIISAPLRIQGTTKSGQETKREVQRLLEIVGLNPEHVNRYPHEFSGGQRQRIGIARALALRPKLIVCDEPVSALDVSIQAQVVNLLDDLQGEFGLTYVFIAHDLSVVRHISDRVAVMYLGKIVELADRDTLYAAPQHPYTKALLSAVPTPDPRRKGTNQPERIRLTGDVPSPINPPSGCRFRTRCWKAQEVCATTEPVLTPTSAAQAVACHFPE; the protein is encoded by the coding sequence ATGACCGAGAACCTCCTCGAGGTCACGGGCGTGCGCAAGCACTTCCCGATCAAGAAGGGCCTCTTCGGCGGCAGCAAGGGCGCCGTTCGCGCGGTCGACGGGCTGGACTTCACCGTCCGGCGCGGCGAGACGCTGGGGCTCGTCGGCGAGTCGGGCTGCGGCAAGTCGACCACCGGCCGGCTGCTCACCCGCATCCTGGAGCCGACCGACGGCAGGATCGTGTTCGACGGCCGGGACGTGTCGCACGCCTCGAACGGCCAGCTCCGGCCCTTCCGGCGCGACGTGCAGATGATCTTCCAGGATCCCTACTCGTCGCTGAACCCGCGGCACACGGTCGGTGCGATCATCTCGGCGCCTCTGCGGATCCAGGGGACGACCAAGAGCGGCCAGGAGACCAAGCGCGAGGTCCAGCGGCTGCTGGAGATCGTCGGGCTCAACCCCGAGCACGTCAACCGCTACCCGCACGAGTTCTCCGGCGGGCAGCGGCAGCGCATCGGCATCGCGCGGGCGCTGGCGCTGCGGCCGAAGCTGATCGTCTGCGACGAGCCGGTCTCCGCGCTCGACGTGTCGATCCAGGCCCAGGTCGTCAACCTGCTCGACGACCTGCAGGGCGAGTTCGGGCTCACCTATGTCTTCATCGCGCACGACCTGTCGGTGGTCCGGCACATCAGCGACCGGGTCGCGGTGATGTACCTCGGCAAGATCGTCGAACTCGCGGATCGGGACACGCTCTACGCCGCGCCGCAGCACCCCTATACGAAAGCGCTGCTCTCGGCGGTGCCGACGCCGGATCCCCGGCGCAAGGGGACCAATCAGCCGGAGCGGATCCGGCTCACCGGCGATGTGCCGAGCCCGATCAACCCGCCGTCGGGGTGCCGCTTCCGGACCCGCTGCTGGAAGGCCCAGGAGGTCTGCGCGACGACCGAGCCGGTGCTGACGCCGACCTCGGCCGCCCAGGCCGTGGCCTGTCACTTCCCGGAGTAG
- a CDS encoding HNH endonuclease family protein gives MVAALIMLAALAAGCDGTTLPDASSPSAKKTGNAAPPKSGSAASAKTALAKLNVASAEAMTGYTREKFPHWRSAGSNCDVRDTVLERDGKAIKKTGCNVTGGTWSSWYDGLTTSEPLKIDIDHMVPLANAWRSGANAWTTEQRGDFANDLTRPQLFAVSAASNRSKGDQAPDTWKPPSKDAWCTYAQDWITVKTFYKLNITAPEKAALSDMLGTCA, from the coding sequence ATGGTCGCGGCTCTCATCATGCTCGCCGCCCTCGCCGCTGGCTGCGACGGCACCACACTTCCCGACGCTTCGTCGCCTTCGGCGAAGAAGACGGGCAACGCCGCACCCCCCAAGAGCGGCAGCGCCGCCTCTGCCAAGACCGCCCTCGCCAAGCTGAATGTCGCCTCCGCCGAGGCGATGACCGGTTACACCCGGGAGAAGTTCCCGCACTGGCGCAGCGCCGGCTCCAACTGCGACGTGCGCGACACGGTCCTGGAGCGCGACGGCAAGGCCATCAAGAAGACCGGCTGCAACGTCACCGGCGGCACCTGGTCGAGCTGGTACGACGGGCTCACCACCAGCGAGCCGCTGAAGATCGACATCGACCACATGGTGCCGCTCGCCAACGCGTGGCGTTCAGGTGCCAACGCGTGGACGACCGAGCAGCGCGGCGACTTCGCCAACGACCTGACCCGCCCGCAGCTCTTCGCGGTCTCGGCGGCGAGCAACCGGTCCAAGGGCGACCAGGCCCCCGACACGTGGAAGCCGCCGTCCAAGGACGCCTGGTGCACCTACGCCCAGGACTGGATCACGGTGAAGACGTTCTACAAGCTGAACATCACTGCGCCCGAAAAGGCAGCTTTGAGTGACATGCTTGGAACATGCGCATAA